The proteins below come from a single Fusobacterium nucleatum genomic window:
- the cobT gene encoding nicotinate-nucleotide--dimethylbenzimidazole phosphoribosyltransferase, which yields MKDKNFLFSLINEVKAIDNEAIKKTQIELDRKMKPKDSLGVLEDICKKVAGIYGYPLKKLEKKCHIVVAADNGVIEEGVSSCPIEYTPIVSEAMLNQIACIGIFTKTLGIDLNVVDIGMKNDIKRDYSNLIHKKIRRGTNNFYKERAMSINECLEAIYIGIDLIKEKSKNYDIFSNGEMGIANTTTSSALLYSITRKNIDDVVGRGGGLSDEGLNKKKKIIVESCERYNTFEMDAVEMLASVGGFDLACMVGIYIGAALNKKLILVDGFISSVAALLACSLNKNIQDYLLFTHKSEEPGVNIILDYLKEKTFLNMNMRLGEGTGAVLAYPIIDCAIEMINTMKSPKEVYNLFNK from the coding sequence ATGAAAGATAAGAATTTTTTATTCAGCTTAATAAATGAAGTCAAGGCTATTGACAATGAAGCAATTAAAAAAACACAAATTGAGCTTGATAGAAAAATGAAACCTAAGGATAGTTTAGGGGTTTTAGAAGATATTTGTAAAAAAGTAGCTGGGATTTATGGTTATCCTTTAAAAAAATTAGAAAAAAAATGCCATATAGTAGTAGCTGCTGACAATGGAGTTATTGAAGAAGGAGTTTCATCTTGCCCTATTGAATACACTCCAATAGTTTCTGAGGCTATGTTAAATCAAATAGCTTGTATAGGAATATTTACTAAAACTTTGGGTATAGACTTAAATGTTGTAGATATAGGTATGAAAAATGATATAAAAAGAGATTATTCCAATTTAATTCATAAAAAAATTAGAAGAGGAACAAATAATTTCTATAAAGAAAGAGCTATGTCAATTAATGAGTGTTTAGAAGCTATTTATATTGGTATAGATTTAATTAAGGAAAAATCAAAAAACTATGATATATTTTCAAATGGTGAAATGGGTATAGCCAATACTACAACAAGTTCAGCACTTTTATATTCAATCACAAGAAAAAATATTGATGATGTTGTAGGTAGAGGTGGAGGACTTTCAGATGAAGGCTTAAACAAAAAGAAAAAAATTATAGTTGAATCCTGTGAAAGATATAACACCTTTGAAATGGATGCAGTTGAAATGTTAGCATCTGTTGGTGGTTTTGATCTAGCTTGTATGGTGGGAATATATATAGGAGCTGCACTTAATAAAAAACTTATACTTGTTGATGGTTTCATATCATCAGTTGCAGCATTATTAGCTTGTAGCTTAAATAAAAATATTCAAGATTACTTATTATTTACACATAAGAGTGAAGAACCAGGAGTTAACATAATTTTAGATTATTTAAAAGAAAAAACATTTTTAAATATGAATATGAGACTTGGAGAAGGTACAGGAGCAGTCCTTGCTTATCCTATTATTGATTG
- a CDS encoding histidine phosphatase family protein has product MGKLILVRHGQTEMNAQSLYFGKLNPSLNDLGINQAYEAKNKLLNIDYDIIYSSPLERARQTAEICNYLDKDIIFDSNLEEINFGIFEGLTFKEISEKYPDEVKKMEEDWKSYNYITGESPKEMFQRAVSFLKILDFSKTNLIVAHWGIINCIISYFISGNLDSYWKFKIKNGSIAIFEGDFKFSFLTKLD; this is encoded by the coding sequence ATGGGAAAATTAATTTTAGTTAGACATGGGCAGACAGAAATGAATGCACAAAGCCTTTATTTTGGAAAGTTAAATCCTTCCTTAAATGACTTAGGAATAAATCAAGCTTATGAAGCAAAGAATAAACTTTTAAATATAGATTATGATATAATTTATTCTAGTCCTTTGGAAAGAGCAAGGCAAACAGCAGAAATTTGTAATTATTTGGATAAGGATATAATATTTGATTCTAACTTAGAGGAAATAAACTTTGGAATTTTTGAGGGTTTAACTTTTAAAGAAATATCAGAAAAATATCCAGATGAAGTGAAAAAAATGGAAGAAGATTGGAAAAGTTATAATTATATAACAGGAGAAAGTCCAAAAGAAATGTTCCAAAGAGCTGTATCATTTTTAAAAATTTTAGATTTTTCAAAAACTAATCTTATTGTTGCACATTGGGGAATAATCAACTGTATAATAAGTTATTTTATTTCTGGTAACTTAGATAGTTATTGGAAATTTAAAATAAAAAATGGATCTATTGCAATCTTTGAAGGAGATTTTAAATTTAGTTTTTTAACAAAATTAGATTAG